The sequence AGCCATGGACAGTGTCTTGCACTTCGAAAAGCAACTGAGCAAAAAATTCAGTGACGATAAAAAATACAGCTTTGAAGAGCGCGGAACCATTAACACCAAAGTGTATTCCAAACCTTTTACCATCGCCTATAACCAGCTGCTCGATGGCCAAGTCGAGCGGCAGATGAAACGATCCATCAAAATGATTGCCGACTTTTGGTATACTGCCTGGGTGGATGCGGGCCAGCCCGATCTTTCCCCTCTCCTAAACCAACAGCTTGAAGCCGACGCATGGGAAAGCTTCTCCACGGAGAAAAAAATAGAGGCCAGGGATCATGACTTTTAGCGCCGCAATCACAAAAAAAGGTGTAAGCATGGCCATTCACCCTTGCTTACACCTTTCTGTATTTGGGATTATTTCAGTGCGCCTTTTCAGGCAGACTTCAGATAGAAACGGATACTATTGGCAATCCGGGTAAAGGTATCCCTGAATTTGTCCTCATCTTCCTCTAGCAAGGTTACCCTAAAGCCCCGGAGATTGGAGCAAAAAGAACTCACCGGAACCACACAGATCCCTTCTGAAGCCAAAAGATTGTACACAAAACGCTTGTCATGCGGCATTTCATCTTCGTTGAGCCACTGTGCCAGATAGCCTTTTACCCGCACATCCTCCACCGGAAGATACTGCCGCTCATTGAGCATGGACTCGTCAAAGACGATGGTGTTGTAAAATGCCCCCTTGGTCTTGTTGAACTTTATCCCCGGGACATCTGAAAGCACCTCTTCCATAATCTGACTACGTTTTCCTATCCGCTCATTGGCATTTTTTCGATAAGGAACATATTCGGGATGGCTCATGATCTTTGGAATGGCCAGCTGGGGAAGCATGGTAGAACAAACCTCAATCATTTTGGCATTTTCCAAGGTGGTACAGAGCTTGTTAAATTCCTCCGATGCATTTTTATTGTAAAACTCCATCCAGCCACATCGTGAACCGGGCCAAGGAAACTCTTTTGATATCCCCTTCAAGGAGATCCCTGGCAAATCCCCGATCACCTCAGAAAGGGTAATCGCCTCATGGCCGTTGTATGTAATGTTTTGATAAATCTCATCGGCGATCAGCAGCAAGTTAAACTCTCTCGCGATGGCCACAAACCGCTCCAGCACTTCGCGGGGATAGACCATTCCCGTCGGATTATCGGGATTGATGATCAGCAACCCTACGATATTGGGATTATATTTCACCTTATTGTACAGGTCATCCATATCGGGGTACCAGCTGTTGTCCGGATCCAACCGATAGGTAATCGGAAAAGTATTGGCATGGGCCGCCTCGGCAGAGCTATGGGTAGAATAAGCCGGAGAAGGACCAATAATCCTGGCCGTGGGAATCAGAAACTGATACAGCTTGGCAATGGCATCTCCCAACCCGTTAAAGAACAAAATATCCTCTTCGGAAATCTGCACTCCCTCACGCTTGTTGTTTAGTCCGGCCAGGTACTGGCGGGTCTTGAGCATTCCCTTGGAATCAGAATAACCGTAGGTCTTGTCATCACTGACCAGCTCCTTGACGATATCCTTCATCCATACCGGAATGGTATTGCTCTTTTGGATGGGATCACCAATATTTTCCCAAGTGATCTCAAAGCCCAAACTTTCTATAATCTTTGCTTTTTTTACGATGCCCCTGATTTCGTAGTTCAGTTCATCGGCCCCTGGGGCCAGCAAAATCTGTCTGATCATAACGCTCCCAATCAATAATGCATTTTAAAATTTCCGCCAAAGGTAGGGAAAATAAATTCCCCAACCTTCTTCTGGCGGCCATAAAATTTGGCACATTTGCCCATTCACAAACTTTCTGTTAGTCTGATCACTTAAGTTTTTTGTATTTAATCCTTTTGGGATCCACGTCTCCGAGTCGCTTTCTTTTATTCTCCTCGTAATCGGTGAAGTTCCCTTCAAACCAATACACTTGGGAATCCCCTTCGAACGCCAATATGTGGGTACAGATCCTATCCAAGAACCACCTGTCGTGGGAAATCACCACTGCACAGCCCCCAAAGTTCTCCAAGGCTTCCTCCAGTGACCTCAACGTATTGACGTCCAAATCATTGGTAGGCTCATCTAACAAGAGCAGGTTCCCGTTTTCCTTCAGCGTCAGTGCCAGATGCACCCGGTTTCGCTCTCCACCGGAAAGCACGCCTACTTTTTTCTCTTGATCGGATCCTGAGAAATTAAACTTGCTCACATAAGCCCTAGCATTCATTTCCTTGGCTCCCAGCTTGATGTTTTCATTGCCTTCAGAAATCGTCTGGTAAACGGTCTTGTCCGCATCCAATCGATCGTGCTCCTGGTCCACGTATGCGAGCTGAACGGTTTCACCGACTTCAAAACTTCCAGCATCCGGCTTTTCATTACCGGTGATGAGCTTAAACAAGGTAGACTTACCCGCTCCGTTTGGTCCAATGATGCCGACAATCCCGCCTTGGGGAAGGGCAAAAGTCAAATCCTCGAAAAGCAACTTATCACCATAGGACTTCGAAACACCATTTACTTCGATCACCTTCGAGCCTAATCGTGGCCCCGGTGGAATGTAAAGTTCCAGCTTGGATTCCCGCTCCTTGGCATCTTCACCCACTAATTTTTCATAGGCATTTAAACGGGCCTTCCCTTTTGCTTGCTTGGCTTTGGGGGTCATTTTGATCCATTCCAGTTCACGCTCCAAGGTCTTCTGTCTCTTGGACTCAGACTTCTCCTCTTGTGCAAGCCGCTTTTGCTTCTGGTCCAGCCAGCTGCTGTAGTTACCTTTCCAAGGGATCCCTTCTCCCCTGTCCAGCTCTAAAATCCAACCGGCCACATTGTCCAAGAAATAACGGTCGTGGGTCACGGCGATCACCGTGCCTTTATACTGTTTTAAGTGTTGCTCAAGCCAATGGACCGATTCGGCATCCAAGTGGTTGGTGGGCTCATCCAGCAGCAAAACATCCGGTTCCTGCAACAGCAGTCGACAGAGCGCCACTCTTCGCTTTTCCCCACCGGAGAGATTTTCCACGACGGCATCACTCGGCGGGAGACGCAAGGCATCCATGGCCTTGTCCAGCACCACATCAAGCTCCCAAGCATTGGCCGCATCCAATTTTTCCTGCACCTCGCCCTGCTTTTCGATCAGCTTGTTCATGGCATCTGGATCCTCCATTACCGCAGGATCCATAAATTTCTCGTTGATCTCTTCAAATTCTTTAAGCAAGCCCACAGTCTCTGCTACCGCTTCCTCTACGACCTCTTTGACGGTTTTCTCGGGATCCAGCTCGGGCTCTTGCTCCAACATCCCCACGGAATATCCTGAAGACCAAGCCACTTCCCCTTGGTATTCAGTATCCATTCCTGCTATAATCTTAAGCAAAGAACTCTTTCCAGAGCCGTTCAGGCCTAATACTCCAATTTTAGCCCCATAAAAAAAAGAAAGGTAAATATCCTTCAACACCTTCTTTTGGGGAGGGTAGATTTTTGACACCCCGGCCATTGAAAATATAATTTTCTCGTCACTCATATTTATTTATTTTACCTTATGGTTATATTTATGATGGAACAAATATGGCAAATAATCGCCTTCTTTAGGATAAATGCATCTTAATTAATTAATTTGCACCAAACAAGCATTAGCCAACTTACCACCAACCTATTAAATCGAGATGGAGCATCCATACGGATACATTAAAGACGACAAAGTTTATTTAAAAGGTTTTTTAAATCAGGAGGACAGAGTGATCGGAGAGGTCAAGGAAAACGAAGCCTCCACCATCAAGTACTTTGAAGATCGGTTTGAACTAGCGAAGAAAAAAGTAGCTGACCTTAAAAAAGACATCGAAGAAAATCAAAACAAGGGTTCATTTCTGATGAAGCTCATCCATTTGAGAGAATCTTTGATGCAATACGATGCCTTGGGGGATTTTGTCCCCTTGATAAATGAACTCAACGAACAGGAAGAATTTCTGGATGAGATCATTCAGGCCAATCGCGAGCGTAATTTGGAAATCAAGCGAGGCCTTATCGAAGAGGCACGTGCGATCATGAACGACACTGATTGGAAGGAGACTTCAGAAAAATTCCGGGACATCAAACTCCGGTGGATAAAAACCGGCCCCGTATCGCCTGAGCTGAAAGACGAAATCGAGGAAGCCTTTAAGGAAACTACGGACACTTTTTTTGAAAATCGTAAAAACTATTTTGAAGGCTTGGCACTTCAAGCTGAAGAGAACATAAAAGTGTATGAATCCCTCGTGGAACAAGCCAGAGAGGCCTTCAACATGCAGGATGTCAAGCAAGCTTTTGAAATCAGTAAGCGGATCCAGAAACAGTGGAAGGAATCCGGAAAGGTTCCCGCAGAAAAAAGGCAGCCGCTATGGGATGAATTTTCCAGGTTAAACAACAAGATCTTTGGACGGTTTAAACGCACCATGCAAAACCGCCCACGACATGGGCAAGGTCATGGGCATGGCGGTTATAACCATCCTCCGCGCCTACGCCCTTTTGAAGTCGTCAAAAAAATAGAGAAGCTAGCTGAATCCATGCGAGACCTCTCCTTAGGGGATACCAGTCCTGAAAAAATCTCCAAGGCAAAACGACTGCAGGCCGAATGGAAATCACTACCTCCTAAAAAACCAAGGGAAGCACAACAATACTCGCGTTTGTTCGTCTTCTTTACAGATATTGTCTTTGAGAAATCTTTTCTGCATAAACTTGCAAGATCCAAATATGATAATTACTATGATATGGACGAGCAAGAGCAAAAGCAAGTCAAAATCAGTATCATGAAGGATCTGATCTCCCGGGATGAAAAAGAACTGGAAACCGTCAAGGAAAATTCCGAGAATTTCAGATCACATGAACCTGATTTCGAAACAATGTTGTATAGAAAAATCAGTGCGTACAAAAGGAAGCTTGATGTAAAAAATCATATTATTAAGGAACTTTCAAACAAATAATAAGTTACCGTTTTAAAAAATAAAAGATTTTATATTTTTGCTTCACCGTGTACAGCGGAAAAACTTAAAATGTAGACACTATGTATTGGACGTTAGAATTAGCATCTTACTTGGAAGATGCACCATGGCCAGCTACTAAAGATGAACTGATCGATTACGCTATTCGGACGGGTACTCCTCTAGAAGTAGTGGAAAACCTACAGGAACTTGAGGACGATGGTGAGCCGTATGAAAACATCGAAGAAATTTGGCCGGATTATCCAACAAAAGATGACTTCTTCTTTAATGAAGATGAATATTAAAAAAAAGCCCCAACAGGGCTTTTTTTTTCTTCTATACCCCAAGTACTGCTTTTAATTTGGCCATACCACTGCGGCTTACAGGAACGACTCCCCCGCCCCTAAGACGCAGGACATTTCCTTCCTTTTCGTACGGTTCCACACTGGTAATTTCGGCTATTCTTACGATATAAGATCGATGTACCCGCACAAAATCCCGTGGATCAAGGACTGATTCAAAAAACTTCAAAGTCCTGTTTTTTATATACTTGCCCCCCTTGCTGTGGATATTGACAAAATCATCATTTGCTTCTAAATACGCTACGTCACCGACCTGAATGACCTTGATTTCACCTTTTTCCTTAAGCACGATACGGCTAGCATAGTCCTCCTTGGATGAAAAATCCTTCGATAGCAGTAGTTTCTGTACCAAATCCCCGTTTTCTCTCATGGAAAATTTATGGATCGCCTCCTCAAACCTCGCCTGGGAGAAAGGTTTCAGCAAATAATCCACCGCATGGCTGTCAAATGCCTTTACCGCATATTCATCAAATGCCGTTGTAAAAATAACGGCCATTGGATGCTCCAACAGCTCCAGCAGCTCAAAACCATTGATGCGTGGCATCTGAACATCCAGAAACAAAAGGTCAGGCTCATGCTGCTGGATGGCCTTCAGCCCTTCAAATCCGTCATGGCAAACTGCCACCACTTCAAAATCCGAAAATGCCTCCAGGTACTCCTCCACCAGTTGTGTGGCCAACGGTTCATCGTCTATAATGATGGTTTTGATCATGCTCTTTTACCAATTGGTATGTTTAAGTTCACCGTAAACAAGGAGGCGTTTTTATCCACCACCAACAAATCATGCCTGCCAAACAAAAGGTACATCCTTCTTTTGACAGATTCAAGGCCGAACCCCTTGCCGTTGGAATTGGCCGCTGAAGGATCATAGGGATTGCTGATCATCACATTCAAATAACTTCCGTGCAGCTGGATGGCCAATTTAATAAACACCTCATCTGTACGTCCGTACACCCCGTGTTTTACGGCATTCTCCAACAATGGCTGGATCAATAAGGAGGGCAATGTCATCGTCTCCGCTTCCTCCGATACGGTAAAATCCACCTTCAACCGGTGTCCAAACCTTACCATTTCAATCGCCATAAATAACCGAAGGTACATTACTTCTTCCTCCACACTTACCCATTCCAGCTGATTTTTACGAATTGTCCCTCTCAAAAACTCCGATAACTGGAGCACCATCTCACGGGCTTTGTCAGGCTGCCGCTTTACCAAAGCACTGATGGAATTTAAGCTATTAAACAAAAAATGAGGCTGAAGCTGCTGCCGGAGATGGTAAAGCTCCGCTTCCTTCGATAGTTTGTCGATCATTTCGGCTCGCTTCCTGGCCTCCAGCTGATCCTCCAACAGGCCACCAACGATCAAAAGCCCCGTATATGCCCCAAAAAGCAAAAGGACAAAAAACCCTCTCACTAAGCGCACTTCCTTCAGAAACAACAAATAATCTGTTTTGGATTTCATTAAGCGCTCCAAGGCAAATTCACCTAAAAAAACCAGTGCTATTCCCAGCACCACAGGTACCGCTACCCATAACCAGGAATTGTTTTTTTTGGGTTGGTAAAAACGAAAAATGTTTTCCAGCAGCATCACCCCGGAAAAGGTCAAGAGCACATACAAGAGGCTATCAACCAGGCTTACCCCAAGATCAACCCCATAATTCACCAGCAAAAAGGCATTTACACTGCCCAAAATGGCCAATATCAGGATCAACCTCACCCATCCATAAGAAGTCTTCAGCAGCCTACTGACCATCCCTTCCCTCCGTTAATAGGATTTGATCTCCAATCCACCAAACAAGACCGTTCCGGTGATGGTCAGGACTTTATTGGATTCCCCTGTTGACTGTGGATACATCCGTTTGTCCTCCACACCAGCAAAGATATTGGTAACGCCCATCTTGAGGTCCCAGTGAGGAGGCATCAGGAGCTTCACTCCGCCAAAAGCCACCTCAACGCTTAATACGGCGTTTTCAGACAAATCCGCCTGGGTTAGATCAATCTCTGTCCCGCCAAAGATGGCGGACACCTTGCCTCCTTTGAAGTTTTTGGAAAGTATCCGTTTTTGGATACCACAGAAAAGTGCTTGGGAATTGATCATGTCAGTATCCACGGAGCTAAAGCCCCCTGAGCATCCAGCATTGCCTTTGTCAGAAACGAACGTTTCTCCTTTGCCAGGGCCATCCCCCACAGGAGGAGGAGTCGAACTTCCGCCAGACCAATTGGTAAAATCCGCGAAAGCCTTCCTGTTTTTGGTGGCCAGCAAAAACAATCCCAATATGATCAATCCTCCCGGGACAAGGTAACGCTCCAATTCCCAAGGAATATTCAATTCATTTTTAAGGAGAAAAAAGCCTCCAAAAAGAAGCATAAAAAAGCCAAAACCGCTTTGAAAGTTATGTTTGGACAAGGTAATAAGTCCAATGGCCACAAAAATCATTGGCCAACTAAATATCCAGCCCGGTACCGATACCCCCAATTGTCTTACCAGCAAGAACATGCCTACCGCTAGTACTATCAGTCCCGTAGTGGTCCTCCCACCATCACCACCTCCAAATGTCTTTTTCATAGTCAAAGTAAATTAGTTCATTATCCAATATGATGCTAAAACTACTTCAACTTATTAAAATATAAGAGATCTTTTAGGTCATGGGCTATAAAAACTCGGTAAACGGAGGGATTTCACAGGTAAACCACCCCTTATCACAGAACTTCCCTTCTGATCACACAGAAACCCACCTGTCCCACTTGAACGGTCTTTCTAGGATTGCCTTTGGAGCAAAAACTGCGCGTACTCCATGTCCTCTGGCGTGGTGATCTTAATATTCTCCGGATTCCCTGCAATAAGGTGAACTTGCCATCCCTGGTGCTCAAAGACCGTCGCATCATCGGTAAAATGATGCAGCTCGGTCACATCAAATGCCTGCTTGATCATCTTTAGTGAAAAAGTCTGAGGAGTCTGCACCAACCTGAAATATTGACGTTCCTGATAAAAGGACTTGTTCTCATCGGTAAGCTTACGAATCGAATCCTTAAGCGGCACCACCGCTACTGCACTGCCGTGTACTTCCGCCTTTTCAAAGCTTAGGGCTACCACTTCTGGGGCCACAAAAGGACGCACACCATCATGGATGGCCACCAGTCCTTCCTCCCATTGAAGACTGTCTAGGCCATTTTTGACCGACTGAAAACGGGACTTCCCTCCCGCCACCACTTCATGGGGAACCTCAAACCCAAACTTTTCACACAATTCTTCCCACAGGGCAAAATCAGTTTCCGGTATGACCAGTACAAGGCTTATGGCCGAATCCAATTGATAAAAAACTTCTAGAGTCCGCATCAAAACGGGCGTTCCACCTATTTCCAAATACTGCTTTGGTATCGGCGAACCCATGCGAGTACCTCTTCCTCCTGCTACAATAATCGCTGCTTTATTCATAAAACTCGTTTAGCTTTCGCCCGCAAAAGTAATGGTTTCTATCATCCCCCATGTTTAGGAAGTATTATCGTTTGATGAAGGTTATATCAATAAAAAAGGCGCTGTAAAAGCGCCTTTCTTTTTTTACAATATCAACATGGCGTCTCCGTAAGAGAAGAACCTGTATTTTTCTTTAACAGCTTCCTTGTATGCCTTCATGATCAAATCATATCCGCCAAATGCTGCGGTGGTCATCAGCAAGGTAGACTCCGGCAAATGAAAGTTTGTGATCAGTGCATTGGCTATTTTAAATTCATATGGAGGAATGATGAATTTATCGGTCCAGCCACTGGATGGTTTGAGCCTGTTGCTGGCCGTCACGGAAGATTCCACTGTTTTGAGAGAAGTGGTGCCTACAGCCACCACACGCTTTTTGGCATCAATGGCATCATTCACCAAGTCTACAGTCTTTTCGGGAATATCGTAATTTTCCGAATCCATTTTATGTTTGGTAAGATCTTCCACATCCACTTGACGGAAAGTCCCCAAACCAATATGCAAGGTAATCGGCGAAACCTCTACCCCTTTAATCTCCAGTCGTTTCAGTAAATGGGGCGTAAAATGCAATCCCGCCGTAGGTGCTGCCACAGCTCCCACGTGCTCAGCATAGATCGTCTGATAACGCTCCCGATCTTCCTCCTCTACTTTCCTATCAATGAACTCCTTCAAAATAGGCGTCTCACCCAATGCATCGATGGTCTTATAGAATTCTTCGTCCGTACCATCAAACAAAAAGCGAATGGTACGTCCACGGGAGGTCGTGTTATCGATCACTTCCGCTACCAGATCACTGTCTCCAAAATACAGCTTGTTTCCCACACGGATCTTCCTGGCAGGATCTACCAGCACATCCCACAGCCTAAGCTCTTGGTTCAGCTCCCTCAACAGGAACACTTCGATCTTTGCGCCCGTTTTCTCCTTGTTTCCATAAAGCCGGGCAGGAAATACTTTCGTATTGTTGGTTACGAAGACGT comes from Echinicola vietnamensis DSM 17526 and encodes:
- a CDS encoding pyridoxal phosphate-dependent aminotransferase; amino-acid sequence: MRQILLAPGADELNYEIRGIVKKAKIIESLGFEITWENIGDPIQKSNTIPVWMKDIVKELVSDDKTYGYSDSKGMLKTRQYLAGLNNKREGVQISEEDILFFNGLGDAIAKLYQFLIPTARIIGPSPAYSTHSSAEAAHANTFPITYRLDPDNSWYPDMDDLYNKVKYNPNIVGLLIINPDNPTGMVYPREVLERFVAIAREFNLLLIADEIYQNITYNGHEAITLSEVIGDLPGISLKGISKEFPWPGSRCGWMEFYNKNASEEFNKLCTTLENAKMIEVCSTMLPQLAIPKIMSHPEYVPYRKNANERIGKRSQIMEEVLSDVPGIKFNKTKGAFYNTIVFDESMLNERQYLPVEDVRVKGYLAQWLNEDEMPHDKRFVYNLLASEGICVVPVSSFCSNLRGFRVTLLEEDEDKFRDTFTRIANSIRFYLKSA
- the ettA gene encoding energy-dependent translational throttle protein EttA, translated to MSDEKIIFSMAGVSKIYPPQKKVLKDIYLSFFYGAKIGVLGLNGSGKSSLLKIIAGMDTEYQGEVAWSSGYSVGMLEQEPELDPEKTVKEVVEEAVAETVGLLKEFEEINEKFMDPAVMEDPDAMNKLIEKQGEVQEKLDAANAWELDVVLDKAMDALRLPPSDAVVENLSGGEKRRVALCRLLLQEPDVLLLDEPTNHLDAESVHWLEQHLKQYKGTVIAVTHDRYFLDNVAGWILELDRGEGIPWKGNYSSWLDQKQKRLAQEEKSESKRQKTLERELEWIKMTPKAKQAKGKARLNAYEKLVGEDAKERESKLELYIPPGPRLGSKVIEVNGVSKSYGDKLLFEDLTFALPQGGIVGIIGPNGAGKSTLFKLITGNEKPDAGSFEVGETVQLAYVDQEHDRLDADKTVYQTISEGNENIKLGAKEMNARAYVSKFNFSGSDQEKKVGVLSGGERNRVHLALTLKENGNLLLLDEPTNDLDVNTLRSLEEALENFGGCAVVISHDRWFLDRICTHILAFEGDSQVYWFEGNFTDYEENKRKRLGDVDPKRIKYKKLK
- a CDS encoding DUF349 domain-containing protein, which produces MEHPYGYIKDDKVYLKGFLNQEDRVIGEVKENEASTIKYFEDRFELAKKKVADLKKDIEENQNKGSFLMKLIHLRESLMQYDALGDFVPLINELNEQEEFLDEIIQANRERNLEIKRGLIEEARAIMNDTDWKETSEKFRDIKLRWIKTGPVSPELKDEIEEAFKETTDTFFENRKNYFEGLALQAEENIKVYESLVEQAREAFNMQDVKQAFEISKRIQKQWKESGKVPAEKRQPLWDEFSRLNNKIFGRFKRTMQNRPRHGQGHGHGGYNHPPRLRPFEVVKKIEKLAESMRDLSLGDTSPEKISKAKRLQAEWKSLPPKKPREAQQYSRLFVFFTDIVFEKSFLHKLARSKYDNYYDMDEQEQKQVKISIMKDLISRDEKELETVKENSENFRSHEPDFETMLYRKISAYKRKLDVKNHIIKELSNK
- a CDS encoding DUF2795 domain-containing protein — translated: MYWTLELASYLEDAPWPATKDELIDYAIRTGTPLEVVENLQELEDDGEPYENIEEIWPDYPTKDDFFFNEDEY
- a CDS encoding LytR/AlgR family response regulator transcription factor, with the protein product MIKTIIIDDEPLATQLVEEYLEAFSDFEVVAVCHDGFEGLKAIQQHEPDLLFLDVQMPRINGFELLELLEHPMAVIFTTAFDEYAVKAFDSHAVDYLLKPFSQARFEEAIHKFSMRENGDLVQKLLLSKDFSSKEDYASRIVLKEKGEIKVIQVGDVAYLEANDDFVNIHSKGGKYIKNRTLKFFESVLDPRDFVRVHRSYIVRIAEITSVEPYEKEGNVLRLRGGGVVPVSRSGMAKLKAVLGV
- a CDS encoding sensor histidine kinase, translating into MVSRLLKTSYGWVRLILILAILGSVNAFLLVNYGVDLGVSLVDSLLYVLLTFSGVMLLENIFRFYQPKKNNSWLWVAVPVVLGIALVFLGEFALERLMKSKTDYLLFLKEVRLVRGFFVLLLFGAYTGLLIVGGLLEDQLEARKRAEMIDKLSKEAELYHLRQQLQPHFLFNSLNSISALVKRQPDKAREMVLQLSEFLRGTIRKNQLEWVSVEEEVMYLRLFMAIEMVRFGHRLKVDFTVSEEAETMTLPSLLIQPLLENAVKHGVYGRTDEVFIKLAIQLHGSYLNVMISNPYDPSAANSNGKGFGLESVKRRMYLLFGRHDLLVVDKNASLFTVNLNIPIGKRA
- a CDS encoding LiaF transmembrane domain-containing protein, with translation MKKTFGGGDGGRTTTGLIVLAVGMFLLVRQLGVSVPGWIFSWPMIFVAIGLITLSKHNFQSGFGFFMLLFGGFFLLKNELNIPWELERYLVPGGLIILGLFLLATKNRKAFADFTNWSGGSSTPPPVGDGPGKGETFVSDKGNAGCSGGFSSVDTDMINSQALFCGIQKRILSKNFKGGKVSAIFGGTEIDLTQADLSENAVLSVEVAFGGVKLLMPPHWDLKMGVTNIFAGVEDKRMYPQSTGESNKVLTITGTVLFGGLEIKSY
- a CDS encoding 2-C-methyl-D-erythritol 4-phosphate cytidylyltransferase; protein product: MNKAAIIVAGGRGTRMGSPIPKQYLEIGGTPVLMRTLEVFYQLDSAISLVLVIPETDFALWEELCEKFGFEVPHEVVAGGKSRFQSVKNGLDSLQWEEGLVAIHDGVRPFVAPEVVALSFEKAEVHGSAVAVVPLKDSIRKLTDENKSFYQERQYFRLVQTPQTFSLKMIKQAFDVTELHHFTDDATVFEHQGWQVHLIAGNPENIKITTPEDMEYAQFLLQRQS
- the queA gene encoding tRNA preQ1(34) S-adenosylmethionine ribosyltransferase-isomerase QueA; its protein translation is MKLSDFKFEVPKKLISLYPSDNRDESRLMVVHRDTGEIEHRVFKDIIEYFDEGDVFVTNNTKVFPARLYGNKEKTGAKIEVFLLRELNQELRLWDVLVDPARKIRVGNKLYFGDSDLVAEVIDNTTSRGRTIRFLFDGTDEEFYKTIDALGETPILKEFIDRKVEEEDRERYQTIYAEHVGAVAAPTAGLHFTPHLLKRLEIKGVEVSPITLHIGLGTFRQVDVEDLTKHKMDSENYDIPEKTVDLVNDAIDAKKRVVAVGTTSLKTVESSVTASNRLKPSSGWTDKFIIPPYEFKIANALITNFHLPESTLLMTTAAFGGYDLIMKAYKEAVKEKYRFFSYGDAMLIL